One window of the Carnobacterium maltaromaticum DSM 20342 genome contains the following:
- a CDS encoding helix-turn-helix domain-containing protein: MEIGNRIKNLRIQKNLTQEELGERTDLSKGYISQLERDLSSPSLETFFDLLEVLGCSPKDFFDEGQEEQRVVYTENEMTNFEDEEKGYKIQWLVPESNENEMEPIQLTFKEKGEFKEFPPSLAETFAYVTEGAVCIEIGLKRYFAKKGESIYFHATDHHQIKNEFNGISNLLVVVTNSYL; encoded by the coding sequence GTGGAAATTGGCAATCGAATTAAAAATTTGCGCATTCAAAAGAATTTAACGCAAGAAGAGTTGGGAGAACGCACCGATTTGAGTAAAGGATACATATCTCAATTAGAACGTGACTTAAGTTCCCCTTCGTTAGAGACTTTTTTTGATTTACTTGAAGTCTTAGGTTGTAGTCCAAAAGATTTTTTTGACGAAGGACAAGAAGAACAACGTGTTGTTTATACAGAAAATGAAATGACCAATTTTGAAGATGAAGAAAAAGGTTATAAAATTCAATGGTTGGTGCCAGAATCAAATGAAAATGAAATGGAACCAATCCAATTAACATTTAAAGAAAAAGGTGAATTCAAAGAATTTCCCCCTTCCTTAGCCGAAACTTTTGCGTATGTAACAGAAGGTGCTGTTTGTATCGAAATTGGGTTGAAACGTTATTTTGCAAAAAAAGGTGAATCAATCTATTTTCATGCGACCGATCACCATCAAATAAAAAATGAATTTAATGGAATAAGTAATTTGCTAGTAGTCGTGACGAATTCATATTTGTAG
- a CDS encoding DUF2798 domain-containing protein has product MPTNKKEGIFFTVVMCSMMVLGMTIYNIALVEGISTELIKLVAFGFFPGFIVALIIDVAIVSPVAKKLAFKLPINKEKPWQIILAISGCMVCGMVLFMSIFGLVTEGNFSGNIFMNYLVVVRNNIVMALPLQWLIVGPLARKILGMYQNQQLKTA; this is encoded by the coding sequence ATGCCCACAAACAAAAAAGAAGGAATATTTTTTACAGTAGTCATGTGTAGTATGATGGTCTTAGGTATGACAATTTACAACATTGCGTTGGTAGAAGGGATTAGCACAGAATTAATAAAGCTCGTTGCTTTTGGTTTTTTTCCTGGTTTTATCGTAGCTCTAATTATTGATGTAGCTATTGTTTCACCTGTAGCTAAAAAATTAGCTTTTAAATTACCGATTAATAAAGAAAAACCTTGGCAAATAATTTTGGCGATTTCTGGTTGTATGGTTTGTGGAATGGTCCTATTTATGTCAATTTTTGGTTTAGTGACTGAAGGCAATTTTTCAGGTAATATTTTTATGAATTATTTAGTAGTGGTACGCAATAATATAGTAATGGCCTTGCCCTTACAATGGTTAATTGTTGGTCCTTTAGCCAGAAAAATTTTAGGTATGTATCAAAATCAGCAATTAAAAACTGCATAA
- a CDS encoding helix-turn-helix domain-containing protein: protein MKKLGEKIKNIRRSKGLTQNELAEGICTQATVSNLENGASLPSVTTLLAIADRLKINFSEISDYMPTNDNSFIEIFNQVKALCNKGEYKKAQTLLKKSIKLDKLERDYEIKEYYYYLGLTSLVGEGNYSDAHYNFNLALFSETGKKLDIIDVLTTNGIAVAYFLNDELDKAHVYFTKSIAQLEELRSAGDHLLDSMEVIKIYFNTAKYYSATENYKKAIEFCTIGIKLQQKEDKMHGLENLLYEKAHNLFKLENVKEAEDYYFHALSVSMLNKNDELTETLKKELAKNKINSYSYK, encoded by the coding sequence ATGAAAAAATTAGGGGAAAAAATCAAGAATATTAGACGCTCTAAAGGTCTGACACAAAATGAATTAGCTGAGGGAATTTGTACTCAAGCGACAGTCAGTAATTTAGAAAACGGTGCAAGTTTACCATCAGTTACAACATTATTAGCAATTGCTGATCGTTTGAAAATCAATTTTAGTGAGATTTCAGATTATATGCCAACAAATGATAATAGTTTTATTGAAATATTCAATCAAGTTAAAGCTTTATGTAACAAAGGCGAATATAAAAAAGCTCAAACATTATTGAAAAAATCAATCAAACTTGATAAATTAGAACGCGATTATGAAATTAAAGAATATTACTATTATTTAGGTTTAACTAGTTTAGTTGGAGAGGGTAACTATTCTGATGCTCATTATAACTTCAATTTAGCTTTATTCTCAGAAACTGGTAAAAAATTAGATATCATTGATGTTTTAACAACAAATGGAATTGCGGTTGCTTATTTCTTAAATGATGAATTAGATAAAGCACACGTTTATTTCACAAAATCAATTGCACAATTAGAAGAACTTAGAAGTGCTGGAGATCATCTTTTAGATAGTATGGAAGTGATTAAAATTTACTTTAATACGGCTAAATATTATTCAGCAACTGAGAACTATAAAAAAGCAATTGAGTTTTGTACAATTGGTATCAAACTACAACAAAAAGAAGATAAAATGCATGGTTTAGAAAACTTGCTTTACGAAAAAGCGCATAATTTATTTAAACTTGAAAATGTTAAAGAAGCTGAAGATTATTACTTCCACGCTTTGTCTGTTTCAATGCTAAATAAAAATGATGAATTAACTGAAACTTTGAAAAAAGAGTTAGCTAAAAATAAAATTAATTCATATAGCTACAAATAA
- a CDS encoding C40 family peptidase: protein MKKRILTLVLAGTLSMTALATPLTALADDYSDKINSQNEKIKEIETQEKDVTTKLEGVTKEIVVAEEKARVLVEQSQATHAEMEKLTKEVDSLNAKIEKRTAQLEKQARAVQVSASSEGYVDFILSADSLSDVVGRVDVVAQMVSANRELVKAQAEDKATVESNKKKTETKLTEQHEVAGQLEKLKGELEGKKLEQESVVATLAASKASAEGERDGFIAQKEEADRKAADLKAAEEAAKKAPVLQTSTEDKKAPVTTTNQESNPPAPIGGGTSGTVTAAEGQAIVAEAANYLGTPYVWGGKSPGGFDCSGFTGYVYSRVLGKSIGGYTVPQESAGVEVSMGALQAGDLLFWGARGNTYHVAIYVGGGTYIHAPTEGDVVKYQSMGGYAPSFAVRVVK, encoded by the coding sequence GTGAAAAAACGTATACTTACTTTAGTACTTGCAGGAACATTATCAATGACCGCTTTAGCAACGCCACTTACAGCATTGGCAGATGACTATTCAGATAAAATTAACTCACAAAATGAAAAAATTAAAGAGATTGAAACACAAGAAAAAGATGTTACAACTAAATTAGAAGGCGTAACAAAAGAAATTGTTGTAGCAGAAGAAAAAGCTCGTGTTTTAGTTGAACAAAGCCAAGCGACTCACGCTGAAATGGAAAAATTAACTAAAGAAGTAGATAGCTTAAATGCTAAAATTGAAAAAAGAACAGCTCAATTAGAAAAACAAGCTCGTGCAGTTCAAGTAAGTGCAAGTAGTGAAGGCTACGTTGATTTCATTTTATCAGCTGATTCTTTATCAGACGTTGTTGGGCGTGTCGATGTAGTTGCTCAAATGGTTTCAGCTAACCGTGAATTAGTAAAAGCACAAGCAGAAGACAAAGCAACAGTTGAAAGTAACAAGAAAAAAACAGAAACAAAATTAACTGAGCAACATGAAGTTGCTGGACAATTAGAGAAATTAAAAGGTGAACTTGAAGGCAAGAAACTTGAACAAGAATCAGTTGTGGCAACATTAGCAGCATCAAAAGCGTCTGCTGAAGGTGAACGTGATGGCTTTATTGCTCAAAAAGAAGAAGCAGATCGTAAAGCGGCTGATTTAAAAGCAGCAGAAGAAGCAGCTAAAAAAGCTCCTGTTCTACAAACTTCAACAGAAGATAAAAAAGCACCAGTAACAACAACAAATCAAGAGAGTAATCCTCCAGCTCCTATCGGTGGTGGAACAAGTGGAACTGTAACAGCAGCAGAAGGTCAAGCAATTGTTGCAGAAGCAGCAAACTATTTAGGCACACCATATGTATGGGGCGGAAAATCACCAGGTGGTTTTGATTGTTCAGGTTTTACTGGTTATGTTTATAGCCGTGTCTTAGGTAAGTCAATCGGTGGCTATACTGTTCCTCAAGAATCAGCAGGTGTTGAAGTGTCAATGGGTGCTTTACAAGCGGGAGACTTATTATTCTGGGGTGCTCGTGGAAATACCTATCATGTAGCTATTTATGTTGGCGGAGGAACTTATATCCATGCTCCAACAGAAGGCGACGTTGTTAAATATCAAAGTATGGGTGGATACGCTCCATCATTTGCAGTTCGTGTTGTAAAATAA
- a CDS encoding cation:proton antiporter — protein MYKKEVNTLLPILEGAIILFVMVVLSNIISHYIVSIPTALIQIGLGLIVALVFGTQIELETSWFMLLFVAPLLYNDGRHYPKRDLWNLRIPIFGNSILLVFLTTVIGGYIMYFVTDGKMPLPAALALAAILSPTDPVAVNGIAERVKLPTGVLRLVRGESLVNDASGLIAFKYAIAATVTGVFSLKTATIDFFYMAIVGVLLGIVLQLVLLAIKEWLSAQGIKDVVLHTLIQILTPFIIYIIVEELFHASGVIAVVAAGVVANNKKTVTENRMAEVRIVTERTWDVIIYLLNGMMFLILGIELPFAMRTALENPLMSNYLLFGYVILLWLVILVSRILWTYSYMWFGFSFGKNKSGVKPDFKIALMSGLTGVRGAVTMAGILSVPYLLESGAAFPQRSVMLFVASGVIVATLIAATIALPILTDSKKRFETSGDELIDFPENSVLEDPKEEELKEAQARIRIMQIAIRTIEQESRPENRMASYDLIHEYNHMIRRLQMEYNSKESIAQFLKEEIAIRLVALDAEVARVKEMRDNGEVEREIAEQYLKALARRRNALTSDWSSKFKRLWILARRFYRRNLGLFFTLGTREAYQEEYRKRLALEKEAAKSAIRSVSAFMKKDRKKGSRTDKAVAYHLIVEYRNKIERIKRYGEDYAEEYDQQLQELRLKALNAERTDIQKMFENGDISRDLATQLRRFVNYTESSVMDIGEEE, from the coding sequence ATGTATAAAAAGGAAGTGAATACGCTTTTGCCAATTTTAGAAGGTGCGATAATTTTATTCGTCATGGTTGTTCTATCGAACATCATTAGTCATTATATTGTCTCCATCCCCACGGCTTTAATTCAAATCGGCTTAGGCTTAATTGTTGCGCTAGTCTTCGGCACGCAGATTGAATTAGAGACTAGCTGGTTTATGTTACTTTTTGTGGCTCCCTTACTTTATAATGATGGGCGTCACTATCCAAAACGGGATTTATGGAATTTACGAATTCCGATTTTTGGTAATTCAATCTTATTAGTTTTTTTAACCACTGTCATTGGTGGTTATATCATGTATTTTGTGACAGATGGAAAAATGCCATTGCCAGCAGCTTTAGCCTTAGCTGCGATCTTATCTCCAACCGATCCAGTTGCTGTAAATGGGATTGCGGAGCGAGTAAAGCTTCCAACAGGCGTTTTACGTTTAGTTCGAGGCGAAAGTTTAGTCAATGATGCAAGTGGACTAATTGCATTTAAATATGCAATAGCCGCAACTGTAACGGGAGTATTTTCATTAAAAACAGCGACCATTGATTTCTTTTATATGGCAATTGTCGGAGTGTTATTAGGTATTGTTTTACAGCTAGTTTTACTGGCTATCAAAGAATGGTTAAGTGCTCAAGGAATTAAAGATGTGGTCTTGCATACGTTAATCCAAATATTAACACCGTTTATTATCTACATTATTGTTGAGGAACTTTTTCATGCCTCTGGAGTTATCGCGGTTGTAGCCGCAGGTGTTGTAGCGAATAATAAGAAAACAGTCACTGAAAATCGAATGGCTGAAGTTCGAATCGTTACAGAACGAACATGGGATGTCATTATTTATCTATTAAATGGAATGATGTTTTTAATCTTAGGAATTGAATTGCCATTTGCTATGCGAACAGCTTTAGAAAATCCTTTAATGTCTAACTACTTATTATTTGGTTATGTTATCTTATTATGGTTAGTTATTTTAGTATCGCGGATACTATGGACCTATAGCTACATGTGGTTTGGTTTCTCATTTGGTAAAAATAAATCCGGTGTAAAACCTGATTTCAAAATTGCTTTGATGTCTGGTTTAACGGGAGTTCGTGGAGCTGTAACGATGGCGGGGATTCTATCCGTTCCGTATCTCTTAGAATCTGGTGCAGCCTTTCCACAGCGTTCAGTCATGTTATTTGTGGCATCAGGTGTTATTGTAGCAACCTTGATTGCCGCTACAATTGCATTGCCAATTTTAACAGATTCCAAAAAACGTTTTGAAACATCTGGCGATGAATTGATTGATTTTCCGGAAAATTCTGTTTTAGAAGATCCAAAAGAAGAGGAGCTGAAAGAAGCCCAAGCACGAATTCGGATTATGCAAATTGCCATTCGAACTATTGAGCAAGAAAGCCGACCAGAAAATCGGATGGCCTCTTACGACTTGATCCATGAATACAATCATATGATTCGTCGTTTGCAAATGGAGTATAATAGCAAAGAAAGCATTGCTCAATTTTTAAAAGAAGAGATTGCAATTCGTTTAGTTGCATTGGATGCTGAAGTTGCAAGAGTCAAAGAAATGCGAGATAACGGGGAAGTTGAACGAGAGATAGCTGAGCAATATCTAAAAGCTTTGGCGCGTCGCCGAAATGCGTTAACTAGTGATTGGTCCTCTAAATTCAAACGTTTATGGATTCTAGCACGTCGTTTTTACCGTCGTAATTTAGGCTTGTTTTTCACTCTAGGTACAAGAGAAGCTTACCAAGAAGAATACCGCAAACGTTTGGCTTTGGAAAAAGAAGCAGCAAAGAGTGCTATTCGCAGTGTATCTGCCTTTATGAAGAAAGATCGAAAAAAAGGCTCACGAACAGATAAGGCTGTTGCGTATCATTTAATTGTTGAATACCGTAATAAGATTGAACGAATTAAACGTTATGGCGAAGATTATGCTGAAGAGTATGATCAACAGTTACAGGAATTGCGCTTAAAGGCTTTAAATGCTGAGCGAACAGATATTCAAAAAATGTTTGAAAATGGAGATATCAGTCGTGATTTAGCGACACAGTTACGTCGTTTTGTAAATTACACTGAAAGTTCCGTCATGGATATTGGTGAAGAAGAATAA
- a CDS encoding DsbA family oxidoreductase codes for MKIEFFHDVICSFCFPMSYRIRQLKADMPELEIVHRSFALVKTPTDFIAMFGSREQAKAEIMSHWKHANQNDDLHRFNIEGMKKESFLFPTSMNGLTAVKAAEIIEGSNAGWDLFDALQKAFFVENKNIESPDIIKQEVVKLGLDLNTWEEAFQATSTKTQVEEDFNLANNYSIKSIPTLIVNGKYEISGAQPLAKIKDYLKIIQEKENTKVVLQDIGGESCNLEDGKWNCD; via the coding sequence ATGAAAATCGAATTTTTCCATGACGTAATATGTAGTTTTTGTTTCCCAATGTCTTACAGAATAAGACAATTGAAAGCAGATATGCCTGAGCTTGAAATTGTCCATCGTTCCTTCGCTTTAGTCAAAACGCCAACTGATTTTATTGCGATGTTTGGTTCAAGAGAACAAGCTAAAGCAGAAATCATGAGTCATTGGAAGCATGCCAATCAAAATGATGATTTGCATCGTTTTAATATTGAAGGAATGAAAAAAGAATCTTTTCTGTTTCCCACTTCAATGAATGGACTAACTGCAGTCAAAGCTGCTGAAATTATTGAAGGAAGCAATGCTGGCTGGGATCTTTTTGATGCTTTACAAAAAGCATTTTTTGTTGAGAATAAAAATATTGAATCACCAGATATTATCAAGCAAGAAGTCGTCAAACTTGGACTAGATTTAAATACGTGGGAAGAAGCATTTCAGGCTACTTCTACTAAAACACAAGTCGAAGAAGACTTCAATTTAGCAAATAACTACTCCATTAAAAGCATTCCAACGTTAATCGTCAATGGAAAATATGAAATAAGCGGAGCACAACCGTTGGCTAAAATTAAAGATTATTTGAAAATTATTCAAGAGAAAGAAAACACTAAAGTCGTTCTGCAAGATATTGGTGGTGAATCTTGTAATCTCGAAGATGGAAAATGGAATTGTGACTAG
- a CDS encoding SAM hydrolase/SAM-dependent halogenase family protein: MGKYLVLQTDFGLGDGAVSAMYGVAHMVSDEVVVEDLTHDIPPYDIWVASYRLLQTVKYWPKGTVFVSVVDPGVGSDRRSIVCETESGHYILTPDNGSLTHIRHYQGIREVRAIDEVVSRLPHSEESHTFHGRDIYAYNGARLASGEINFSELGDVVSQDSLTYLDLIDAKEENGILTGSIDVLDIRFGSLWSNIPLALFKQAGIVHGDSIQVTIFHQGKKVYQNIMMFAKSFADVNIGEPLVYVNSLVNVGVAVNQDSFSRLYHIGTGTAWTIQLRKAPKVIFE; the protein is encoded by the coding sequence ATGGGAAAATATTTAGTATTACAGACGGATTTTGGTTTAGGGGACGGTGCAGTGAGTGCTATGTATGGTGTGGCTCACATGGTTAGTGATGAAGTTGTTGTTGAAGATTTGACACATGATATTCCGCCGTATGATATTTGGGTTGCGTCATATCGTTTATTGCAAACAGTCAAGTATTGGCCTAAAGGAACAGTTTTTGTCTCAGTTGTGGATCCAGGAGTAGGCAGTGATCGTAGAAGTATTGTTTGTGAAACTGAATCAGGGCATTATATTTTAACGCCTGATAATGGCTCGCTAACACATATTAGACATTATCAAGGGATTCGTGAAGTTAGAGCGATTGATGAGGTTGTAAGCCGCTTACCACATTCTGAAGAAAGTCATACATTCCATGGTCGTGATATTTATGCTTATAATGGTGCTCGTTTAGCGAGTGGTGAAATTAATTTTTCTGAGTTGGGAGATGTCGTTTCACAAGATAGTTTAACCTATTTAGATTTAATTGATGCAAAAGAGGAAAATGGTATTTTAACAGGGAGTATCGATGTATTAGATATTCGCTTCGGTTCATTATGGAGCAACATTCCATTGGCTTTATTTAAACAAGCTGGAATTGTGCATGGTGACAGTATTCAAGTGACGATTTTCCACCAAGGAAAAAAAGTCTATCAAAATATCATGATGTTTGCCAAATCATTTGCAGATGTTAATATTGGCGAGCCTTTAGTTTATGTGAATTCTCTTGTCAATGTTGGGGTGGCTGTAAATCAGGACTCATTTTCGCGTTTGTATCATATAGGTACTGGGACGGCGTGGACGATTCAGCTACGCAAAGCACCAAAGGTTATTTTTGAGTAA
- a CDS encoding ECF-type riboflavin transporter substrate-binding protein gives MKKDFSVKTIFAIGIGSAVFVILGRFAVIPIGIPNTNLETAYPFLALMGVLYGPFAGALIGLIGHTLKDLTTYGPWWSWIICSGIIGAVYGFIGSKINLSAGEFGKKAIIRFNLYQVLGNVIVWGLIAPTLDVLIYSEPASKVYTQGVGAVITNSLSVGILGTLLMVAYAATRTKKGSLKKD, from the coding sequence ATGAAGAAGGATTTTTCAGTTAAAACAATTTTCGCTATCGGGATTGGTTCAGCAGTTTTTGTTATTTTAGGACGGTTTGCAGTTATACCAATCGGGATTCCAAATACAAATTTAGAAACTGCTTACCCATTTTTAGCTTTAATGGGTGTCTTATACGGTCCTTTTGCCGGAGCATTAATTGGCTTGATTGGGCACACACTTAAAGATTTAACCACTTATGGACCATGGTGGAGTTGGATTATTTGTTCTGGAATTATTGGCGCAGTTTATGGTTTTATTGGGAGTAAAATTAATTTATCTGCAGGTGAATTTGGAAAGAAAGCTATTATTCGTTTTAATCTTTATCAAGTCTTAGGTAATGTGATTGTTTGGGGGCTGATTGCTCCTACCTTGGATGTTCTAATTTATAGTGAGCCAGCTTCTAAAGTCTATACACAGGGTGTTGGAGCTGTTATAACGAATAGTTTATCAGTCGGAATACTTGGTACTTTATTAATGGTGGCCTATGCAGCAACACGAACGAAAAAAGGAAGTTTGAAAAAAGACTAG
- a CDS encoding aquaporin — MKKGIAEFIGTFVLVLFGTGAAVLGGGIEGIGTLGIAMAFGLSIVAMAYSIGTISGCHVNPAVSIAMYVNKRLSFSELAYYIVGQVLGAVVATGVLKIILSTSDMAVTNLGQNSFGALGAGGAFLVEAILTFIFILVIIVVTGKHGSPEFAGLVIGLTLVLIHLLGIPLTGTSVNPARSFSPAIFAGGEALSQLWVFIVAPIVGGILAAITSKLLLDSEA, encoded by the coding sequence TTGAAAAAAGGAATTGCAGAATTTATCGGAACCTTTGTATTAGTTTTATTTGGTACTGGTGCAGCTGTTTTAGGTGGCGGTATTGAAGGAATTGGTACATTAGGGATTGCCATGGCATTTGGTTTATCAATTGTGGCGATGGCTTATAGTATTGGTACAATATCAGGTTGTCATGTGAACCCAGCTGTATCAATCGCGATGTATGTCAATAAACGTTTATCATTCAGTGAGCTAGCTTACTATATTGTTGGACAAGTATTAGGAGCAGTAGTAGCAACAGGTGTATTAAAAATTATTTTATCAACTTCAGATATGGCCGTTACAAACTTAGGTCAAAATAGTTTTGGAGCATTGGGTGCAGGTGGTGCCTTTTTAGTAGAAGCAATTTTAACATTTATATTTATTTTAGTCATTATTGTCGTAACTGGCAAACATGGTTCACCTGAATTTGCAGGTTTAGTTATTGGCTTAACATTGGTATTAATCCATTTATTAGGTATTCCTTTAACTGGAACATCTGTTAATCCAGCTAGAAGTTTTTCACCAGCAATCTTTGCTGGCGGAGAAGCATTAAGTCAGCTTTGGGTCTTTATTGTAGCTCCAATTGTTGGTGGAATTTTAGCAGCTATTACAAGTAAATTATTACTAGATAGCGAAGCTTAA
- a CDS encoding ABC transporter ATP-binding protein gives MKKPLIIFDNFSFQYHSQAETTLYDLNLTIYEGEKILILGPSGSGKSTFAQCINGLIPHSFEGEITGSVIVNGKNLQETSLFELSFDVGTVLQDPDGQFIGLTVAEDIAFSLENDCIPQNEMIPAVEKWAKVVDIAHQLSQRPQDLSGGQKQRVSMAGVLIDEVPILLFDEPLANLDPAAGKQTIELIDQIHQQSETTVLIIEHRLEDVLHREVDRILVFDEGRIISDSTPDELLKTEILSETGIREPLYLTAMKYAGVDLEELADLADIHKVAGPQLKEAMEQWLAAIPEFNTVTHNEEFFKVENLVYRYNKDRPLVLNQVSARFHKGEMLSIVGKNGAGKSTLSKAICGFIQPQSGTMEWQGMDFSTLSIKERADKIGYVMQNPNQMISKTLLFDEVALGLVLRGVEEAEIKQRVEHVLKICGLYTFRNWPISALSFGQKKRVTIASILVLNPAMIILDEPTAGQDFKHYTEMMSFLEELNRGGVTVAMITHDMHLMLEYTNRALVIADGEILADTESVKVLTNQELIKEASLKETSLFTFAKALGMQDPFAFTRKFIAYDREVRLR, from the coding sequence ATGAAAAAGCCGCTAATTATATTTGATAATTTTTCATTTCAATACCACAGTCAAGCAGAAACGACTTTATATGATTTGAATTTGACTATTTATGAAGGTGAAAAAATTCTTATTTTAGGTCCAAGTGGGTCTGGTAAATCAACTTTTGCTCAATGTATTAATGGACTGATTCCTCACTCGTTTGAAGGCGAAATTACAGGATCTGTTATAGTTAATGGGAAAAATTTACAAGAGACTAGCTTATTTGAGCTATCTTTCGATGTCGGAACGGTTTTACAAGATCCAGATGGTCAATTTATTGGATTGACTGTGGCAGAGGATATTGCTTTTTCATTGGAAAATGATTGCATCCCGCAAAATGAGATGATTCCTGCAGTTGAAAAATGGGCTAAGGTTGTTGATATTGCCCATCAATTAAGTCAACGTCCACAAGATTTATCTGGTGGTCAAAAACAACGTGTCTCAATGGCGGGTGTTTTAATTGATGAAGTGCCGATTCTGTTATTTGATGAACCGTTAGCTAATTTAGATCCAGCTGCAGGTAAACAAACAATCGAATTGATTGATCAGATTCATCAACAATCTGAAACGACAGTTTTGATTATTGAACATCGTTTAGAGGATGTTTTACATCGTGAAGTCGACCGTATTTTGGTTTTTGATGAAGGAAGAATTATTTCAGATAGTACGCCTGATGAGTTATTAAAAACAGAAATTTTAAGTGAAACAGGGATTCGTGAACCACTTTATCTAACTGCGATGAAATATGCTGGAGTAGATTTAGAAGAATTAGCTGATTTAGCAGATATTCATAAGGTTGCTGGCCCACAATTGAAAGAAGCAATGGAGCAGTGGTTAGCTGCCATACCAGAATTCAATACCGTGACTCATAATGAAGAGTTTTTTAAGGTTGAAAATTTAGTCTATCGTTATAATAAAGATCGTCCATTAGTGCTAAACCAAGTTTCAGCTCGTTTTCATAAAGGTGAAATGTTGAGTATTGTAGGGAAAAATGGAGCAGGTAAATCAACGTTGTCTAAAGCAATCTGTGGTTTTATTCAACCACAATCTGGCACGATGGAGTGGCAAGGAATGGATTTTAGTACACTGTCTATTAAAGAACGGGCAGACAAAATCGGCTATGTCATGCAAAATCCAAATCAAATGATTTCGAAAACACTCTTATTTGATGAAGTTGCTTTAGGTTTGGTTTTAAGAGGTGTTGAAGAAGCTGAAATTAAACAGCGTGTTGAGCATGTTTTAAAAATTTGTGGGTTATACACATTTCGAAACTGGCCAATTTCTGCATTGAGTTTTGGACAGAAAAAACGTGTGACAATCGCATCTATTTTAGTTTTAAATCCTGCTATGATTATTCTAGATGAACCGACAGCAGGACAAGATTTCAAACATTATACTGAAATGATGAGTTTCTTAGAGGAGTTAAATCGTGGCGGTGTGACAGTAGCAATGATTACGCATGATATGCACTTGATGCTAGAATACACAAATCGGGCGTTGGTGATTGCCGATGGTGAAATTTTAGCAGATACGGAGTCTGTTAAAGTCTTAACCAATCAAGAACTAATTAAAGAAGCTTCACTAAAAGAAACATCATTATTTACATTTGCCAAAGCGCTAGGAATGCAAGATCCATTTGCTTTTACCCGGAAATTTATCGCCTATGATCGAGAGGTGCGTTTACGATGA
- a CDS encoding energy-coupling factor transporter transmembrane component T family protein — MSQQQLLGYIPNTTPIHRLNGASKLICLILLSVACMTTYDTRFLLFMCAFSVLLFALSKIRWRQISFVVKFILIFSLLNILAVYIFAPEYGVELYGSRTVLWEGIGRYTITSEQLFYEFNLILKYICTIPLALVFLLTTNPSEFASSLNRIGVSYKISYSVALALRYIPDIQEDFFNISQAQQARGYEMSKKGKLFSRLKGTARIVLPLIFSSLERIEVISTAMELRRFGKSKKRTWYAEKPYHTSDYFAVAIALILTIISFTLIYLNGSRFYNPF, encoded by the coding sequence ATGAGCCAACAACAACTTTTAGGCTATATACCGAATACAACACCGATTCACCGACTAAATGGAGCCTCGAAATTGATTTGCTTAATTTTACTGTCAGTTGCCTGCATGACGACGTACGATACTCGTTTTTTACTTTTTATGTGTGCTTTTTCAGTCTTATTATTTGCTCTGTCAAAAATTCGTTGGCGTCAAATTTCCTTTGTCGTTAAATTCATTTTAATTTTTTCATTGTTAAATATCCTTGCTGTTTATATATTTGCGCCAGAGTATGGTGTTGAATTATATGGCTCAAGAACAGTTTTGTGGGAGGGGATTGGGCGTTATACAATTACTAGTGAACAGTTATTTTATGAATTTAATCTTATTTTGAAATATATTTGTACAATCCCGCTTGCCTTAGTCTTTTTATTAACTACAAATCCTAGTGAATTTGCTTCTAGTCTAAATCGAATTGGCGTGAGCTACAAGATTAGTTATTCGGTGGCCTTAGCGCTACGCTATATTCCCGACATTCAAGAAGACTTTTTCAATATTTCTCAAGCTCAACAAGCAAGAGGGTATGAGATGTCAAAAAAAGGTAAGCTATTTTCACGTTTAAAGGGTACGGCCAGAATTGTCTTGCCATTAATATTTTCTAGTTTAGAGCGGATTGAAGTCATTAGTACTGCTATGGAACTTAGACGTTTTGGGAAAAGTAAAAAACGCACATGGTATGCTGAAAAGCCTTATCACACGAGTGACTATTTTGCAGTAGCTATTGCTTTAATCTTAACGATAATCAGCTTCACATTGATCTATTTAAATGGAAGCCGTTTTTACAATCCCTTTTAA